A section of the Papio anubis isolate 15944 chromosome 16, Panubis1.0, whole genome shotgun sequence genome encodes:
- the WFDC10A gene encoding WAP four-disulfide core domain protein 10A, producing MPSQTLLPVLVLCVLLLQAQGGYRDKKRMQKTQLSPEIKVCQERPKLYLCKRFCESHRDCQANNICCSTYCGNVCMSIL from the exons ATGCCATCCCAGACTCTGCTGCCTGTCCTGGTTCTCTGTGTGTTGCTGCTTCAGGCCCAGGGAGGATACCGTGACAAGAAGAGGATGCAGA AAACACAGCTATCCCCAGAAATTAAAGTCTGCCAGGAACGGCCTAAACTATATCTATGCAAACGCTTCTGTGAATCTCACCGAGACTGTCAAGCAAATAACATATGCTGTTCTACCTACTGTGGGAATGTTTGCATGAGCATCCTGTGA
- the WFDC11 gene encoding protein WFDC11 — protein sequence MVSLMKLWILMLMTFVCTVLLSVLGEMRKKKYSRKELLLEECWGKPKVKECTKKCSKAFRCKDKNYTCCWTYCGNICWINVVSWEMFAWVYIFTDSHSLPRGYYS from the exons ATGGTCAGCCTCATGAAGCTGTGGATACTCATGCTTATGACATTCGTCTGTACGGTGCTACTGTCTGTGCTgggagaaatgaggaagaaaaaatattcca GGAAGGAATTGTTACTTGAAGAGTGCTGGGGAAAGCCAAAGGTCAAAGAATGTACCAAGAAGTGTTCTAAAGCCTTTAGatgtaaagacaaaaattacacaTGCTGCTGGACCTATTGTGGAAACATCTGCTGGATAAACGTCGTGAGTTGGGAGATGTTTGCTTGGGTGTATATCTTCACTGATTCTCATTCCCTTCCCAGAGGCTATTATTCCTAA